The sequence AGGTGGTGCTGGTGTCGTTCGCCGCTGGCAAGCCCGCGTTGCTCGCCATCGATTCTGGACGGCGTCTGGTGCAGACCGTGAACAAGCCAAGCTTTGTTCAGCTCGAAACCTGGATTAACGAACTGGGAGCCCCGGCGTGAGCACCGCCCGTCCTGGCGCGAAAAGCAAGCCAGCACATCAGCACGAAACCGTTATCAAGCGCGTTTCGAAGCGCCACCATGACGACGATCATGGCGGCAGCTGGAAAGTGGCCTTCGCCGATTTCTGTCTGGCGCTGATGTGCCTGTTTCTGCTGCTGTGGGTGCTGGGCGCACGTGACGAAGAAACCACCAAGCGCAAGCTCGACGAGTTGTCCAGCAGCATGGTGTACGACGGCACCGAGGGGTTTCTTGATGGGGTGAGCGCGCCGCTCGACGCTACCGTGACGCGTGAGACGCCCCCTGATGAAACCGGTAAGGCCAGCATCGACATGGCAGCGCGCGCGCTGGCTTCGAACGCCGAGAGCAGCCATAAAAATCTGGATGGCACAGCCCTCAGCATGGTGAAAGAGCCGCTGCGTTACGAGTCGCAGAAAGAACTCCGCGACCTGGCTGCCTTGCTCGACAAGATCGCTAGCGATGCTGACCTGCAGAACAATCTGCGCACCGTGGTGACGCCTTATGGCTTGCGCGTGATGCTGCACGACACCGAGCGGGAAGGCATTTTCGAGCGCGGCAGCACGACCCCCTCGAAACGCTTTATTGGTTTGCTGGAACGCATGGGCCTGTTGTTCATGGAAGTTGGCAATCCGCTGCTGGTGATTGGCCACACGGATTCGGTGCAGTTTCGCAGCCTGGGCGGCTTGCGGCTTCATTCGAACTGGGCGCTCTCCACGGGCCGCGCGATGGTGGCGCACGAAACCTTGCTGCGAGGCGGGATGGCTGAGAAGCAGATTCTGCAAGTGGTTGGAATGGCTGATCGCGCACCGTTGCTCGCGGATACCCGGGCCGCGGCGAACCGCCGGATCGAATTCATGGTGCTGACCGCAGCGCGTGCGCGCATGCTCGAAGCGATGTATGGCGCGCCAGCCGCACAGGTGCAGTTGATGAGCGGCGTGAGTGCGGTGGTGCCCGGGAGCGGGCCGGCTGCTGCTACTGCTGCTACTGCTACTGCTGCTACTGCTGCTACTGCTACTGCTGCTACTGCTGCTACTGCTGCGAAATCTGGCAGCAGCTCGGCGCTGGCCGACAACGCGCTGAGCCGCACCCTGCGTCAGGCCGCTCGCCAGGCGGGCTTGGGTGGCGTGCCGCGTGCTCGTGAAGAGGCCGCTGATACCTTGCACCGGCAAGACTCGCCAGCCGCTGAGGTGCCGCTTGCCACGCCCGTGCCTGACGCGCTGCCGCATATCGCGCACGGCGCGGCAGGGGCCGCTGAGCGGCACACGCCACATCGCCCACCCGCTGAAGAGGACCGGCTTAGCCGCACGATCCGCGAAACAACGTCGAACGATTTAACTGGCGCGCCAGGATCGCCGTCTTAAACCAGTGAAGCGGGAGGTCCCGCACATTTAGCCGAAGAAGCAGGGTGCCACGATGCGAATCACGAATTTGACTGACCACGTCATGATTAACGAGACTGCTGTTTCGCCAGAGGGCGAGACGGCGATCAAGATCAGCCGTACTGCGCGTGTGGCCCGTCCTCAGGGTGCTAGCCGCGATGCGGCGTTACTGAAGACGGTTCAGTCTTCACTGGGTCAAGCGCCGCAGATCGACGCCGCGCGTGTGGCCGAAATCAAAAATGCGCTGGACGCAGGCGAGATCACTTTTGATGCAGGCAAGCTGGCAGCGCTGATGCTGCGCTACCACGGTGGCCGTGAATGACACGTCAGGCTGCATTACGTCAGGTCGTCACCGGCCTGACGGCCGATCTCGAAGCCTATCGCGTGCTGCAACGCATGCTGGACGAGCAGTTCGCCGTGGCGCAGCGGCTTGATGCTCCCGCGCTGAAGCGTCTGGGCGAGGCGATTAATCACGAACTCGAACGGCTGGAACTGAACCAGCGCACGCGCCGCTCGCTGCTAGGCGGGATGCCAGGCGCATTTCAACGTTTGCTGACGGGCCAGCCAGGCGCTGCACCGTCTGCGGCGCAAACCGCGCTGGCCGCGCGTTACGCCGAACTGGAGGCACTCGTGGCGCGCTGCAAGGCGCTGGCCGCGCGTAACAGCAGCTTGCTGGCGGGCCAGTTCGAAACGATGCAGCGCATGCTGCACGGAGAAAAACACACTTATGTTCCGTACTGACTTTGCCGCTCAGAGCGGTAGCGGCTTTGCCGCACCATCCTTGCCCTCGGCCCGCCCAGCAGCGGGCCATCAGGCGTTTGCCGCTGAATTCAATGCGCTGCGCGACGAGATTCGCAGCACCGTGCGTGATGGTTTTGGCAGCAGTGCTGGGGGTTCGGCGTTACAGGCGCAGGCCGCGCATCTGGTGGCCCGCTTGCAAGGCGCAGCGGGCTCAGCAGGCGGCCCGGTTACTGCGGGCACGAATGCCACACAAGCCGCGTTGCGGCTGACGCAGAACGATTCGCTGGAGACCCAGCGCCAGACGTTTATCGACGACATCATGCCGTGGGCCGCGCGTGCGGGTGCCCGGCTCGGCACCTCACCCGAGGTGATTGCCGCGCATGCCGCGCTTGAATCTGGCTGGGGTAGCCGGCCGATGCAGACCGCCCAGGGCGGCTCGGCGCACAACCTGTTTGGCATCAAGGCGACGGGTGGCTGGCGCGGTGCCGTGGCTGAAACCCAAACCACTGAATACGTGAATGGCTCGGCCGTGAGCGTGGTCGATCGCTTCCGCGCGTATCCCGACTACGAAAGCGCGTTTAGCGACTACACCCGCCTGATTAAAGAAAATCCGCGCTATGCCGCGGCGCTGGGAAGCGGCAACGATGCCCGGGCTTTTGCCCGCGCGTTGAAGCAGGGCGGTTACGCCACGGACCCCGCGTATGAAGACAAGCTCGTGAGTGTGGCGCGGCAGCTTCAGGCCGCGCGTTAATCCAGCGGGTTAATTCAGTTGATTAATCCAGTTGGTTAATTCAGCGGGCTAATCCAGCGGGTTAATTCAGCGGGTTAATTCAGCGGGCTAATCCAGCGGGCTAATCCAGCGGGTTAATTCAGCGGGTTAATTCAGCGGGCTAATCCAGCGCGTCAATCCAGCGGATTAATCCAGCGCACTAACAGGCTGTTGAAAAACTGTTTTGACGTGCGTCTGCAACCCACATTTGGGGGTGCTGCATCATCCCTTACCCGAGTTGCGCGAACGGCATATAGGACGTTTTGAGAGGTCGATATTTTCAGCGCTACCCCTCCTGGAACGTTTTTCAACAGCCTGCTAATCCAGCGCACTAATTCAAATTCGCTGCACGGCGCAGGCTGGGCCGTGCGATTCCAGCTGAGCGCACCTGAGCATGCTTACGGTGCGCTCGACGCGCGGTGCCATCGGTGCCATTGCGCAGTGCATTTTTTTTGTTTGACGATCTAGATCTATGCAATCGCTGTACCTATTTTTCTGGCGGGTTTTGTCTTCCTGCCTGCTGATGGCTTGCCTGTTCACCCCGTACTACCTGTCGCGTCTGCCATTGCCATGGCATGGGCCAGCCCCGCGTTGGGATTTGATTGCTTCGCATTAAGGCTGGCTTTAGCGGCAACCTCAGTGCCCGTGCGAATTCGTGCCGCAGCCAATCATTCGCCACACTAATTCGCAACACTAAGAAGCACTAGCGGCTCCCGGCTGTTCTGCTTTCTGTGCTGGCCATCCCCACTGGCTCGACCACGCCCGCAGCACTCACGCGCGCATGGATGATCTTGCCGGTGCTTGCATTGCGCACGCGAATCACGTCATCTTGCGCACCGCCTTGCAACGCAGTGCCAATCGCCCGGACCTCGACTTCCCCCGTGCGCGCGACGATCTGCACGGACTGTCCGCGCCGGACGGCTTCGGTGCCTTTTAAAAAGCGTTTCTGTATTACCTGGCCTGGCTGCAGCGTCCGGCGGCTGCTGCGCTGGGCGAGGTCGGCCGGATCTGTTAATGCATCGGGCGTGGCGGCCAGGTCACGCTCAGCGAGCGTCACGTCCTGTGGCGTGAGCGCCTCGCCGTTCTGGATCGCGCGGGCGCTGACCAGCACCTTGGCATACGCTGCCGCGCGCACCTGATACACGCTGGCGCGGCCCGTGCCTGGGCAGCGCACGGCAAAGCGCAGGCGGGTCAGGGCATGGGTTTCAGCAGGCGTGATGTCGTAGGGGCCCGCACAAGCGGGGGCCGGGCGGCGGTTAGGCAAGACCGTCGCGCTGGCGCGTAGCAGCGTGAGGTTGCGCCGTTGTATGTCCTGCTTGAGCCAGCCCAGCGCGGCTTGCTGCACCTGCGCTTCAACGCCTGGCAGCGCGGCGGGCACGGGTTCTTGTGCCTGACCCGGCCCCGCTAGCAGCGCGGTAACCGCAGGCAACAGCACACGGGCAATCAGTTTCATCGCGGGCGACCTCGTAAGTGGCAACGGCCGGATTATAGGACTGCATGCCTGCTGGGCCGCACGCCATGTGCGCAGCAAAGACCTTCAGGCATGGGTCTTTCCTGTATGGCTTGCAGCCCTGGGTGAGCTTTGGGTAAGCCCCGAGTGAGCCCCGAGTGAACCCCGAGCGACCGTTTTCAAACGGTTGTTAAAGAAGTCTTCAGATTTATCGCCCCGCGCGAGCCCCCCCTTTAACCTTCCCTCTGTCATCAGGAACATACCGTCAGCGCATCGGTGCGCAGGCGCTTAACAGAGGGAAATTGCCACGATGGGACTGAGTTTCGAAAAGGCCTTGGGGGTTCATCCAGCCGCGCTGAAGTTACGCGCCGAGCGCACCAAAATCATCGCGTCGAACATCGCCAACGGCAGCACACCCGGCTATCAGGCGCGTGACATCGACTTTCGCGCCAGCCTGCAACAGGCCATGCCTGGTGCGGCCACAGCGGGCACGGTGATACCCGGCAGTTTGTCCGCAGGCAGCCCGGATTTGCTCTACCGCTTGCCCACCCGCGCTTCGCAAGATGGCAACACGGTTGTTCTGGGTACTGAACAAGCCGAGTTCTCACAAAACACGATCGACTTTCAAACCAGCTTGCGATTCCTGAACATGAAGTTCAAGGGCTTGCAGGCGGCAATTACAGGCAACGTGTAACGCCATGAGCTTTAAAGACATCTCTCGCATCGCAGGCTCGGCCATGACGGCCCAGACCGTGCGGCTCAACACAGTGGCCAGCAATCTGGCCAACGCTGGCACGGCTGGCACCGAAGAAACCGCATATCGCGCCCGCAAGCCGGTGTTCGCCGCGCTGCCTGAAGGAAATGGCGCGCGGGTTCAGGTGCTGGACGTGGTGACCAATAACGATCCTCCGGTCGGCCGTCACGAGCCTGGCAACCCGCTCGCCGACGAGAACGGCATGGTGTTCTATTCGAACGTGAGTTCGGTAGAAGAAATGGCCGACATGCTGGCGGCTTCGCGCGCGTTCTCGACCAACGTCGAAGTGCTGGCGCGGGTCAAGGGCATGCAGCAAGACCTGCTGAAACTTGGGGAGGGCTAAGCATGTTGCCTCTCACCCCTGACATGCGTGCGGGCAGCCATGGTGCGCCCGCTGGTGCTGCGCCCATGACGGCTGGCGCACCCTCCGCCGTTCCATCTGCTGCGGCACCCACGAGTGCTGACGGCAAGCCTAAAGAGAACGAACTCTCCAGCCTGTTCACGACCTTGCTGGTCGCCCAGATCCAGAACCAGGACCCGCTCGCACCGATGGAAGCGAGCCAGTTCGTCACGCAGTTCGCGCAGATGAACCAGATCGAAG is a genomic window of Paraburkholderia bonniea containing:
- the flgA gene encoding flagellar basal body P-ring formation chaperone FlgA, which gives rise to MKLIARVLLPAVTALLAGPGQAQEPVPAALPGVEAQVQQAALGWLKQDIQRRNLTLLRASATVLPNRRPAPACAGPYDITPAETHALTRLRFAVRCPGTGRASVYQVRAAAYAKVLVSARAIQNGEALTPQDVTLAERDLAATPDALTDPADLAQRSSRRTLQPGQVIQKRFLKGTEAVRRGQSVQIVARTGEVEVRAIGTALQGGAQDDVIRVRNASTGKIIHARVSAAGVVEPVGMASTESRTAGSR
- the flgN gene encoding flagellar export chaperone FlgN → MTRQAALRQVVTGLTADLEAYRVLQRMLDEQFAVAQRLDAPALKRLGEAINHELERLELNQRTRRSLLGGMPGAFQRLLTGQPGAAPSAAQTALAARYAELEALVARCKALAARNSSLLAGQFETMQRMLHGEKHTYVPY
- the flgM gene encoding flagellar biosynthesis anti-sigma factor FlgM produces the protein MRITNLTDHVMINETAVSPEGETAIKISRTARVARPQGASRDAALLKTVQSSLGQAPQIDAARVAEIKNALDAGEITFDAGKLAALMLRYHGGRE
- the flgB gene encoding flagellar basal body rod protein FlgB encodes the protein MGLSFEKALGVHPAALKLRAERTKIIASNIANGSTPGYQARDIDFRASLQQAMPGAATAGTVIPGSLSAGSPDLLYRLPTRASQDGNTVVLGTEQAEFSQNTIDFQTSLRFLNMKFKGLQAAITGNV
- a CDS encoding flagellar motor protein MotB, encoding MSTARPGAKSKPAHQHETVIKRVSKRHHDDDHGGSWKVAFADFCLALMCLFLLLWVLGARDEETTKRKLDELSSSMVYDGTEGFLDGVSAPLDATVTRETPPDETGKASIDMAARALASNAESSHKNLDGTALSMVKEPLRYESQKELRDLAALLDKIASDADLQNNLRTVVTPYGLRVMLHDTEREGIFERGSTTPSKRFIGLLERMGLLFMEVGNPLLVIGHTDSVQFRSLGGLRLHSNWALSTGRAMVAHETLLRGGMAEKQILQVVGMADRAPLLADTRAAANRRIEFMVLTAARARMLEAMYGAPAAQVQLMSGVSAVVPGSGPAAATAATATAATAATATAATAATAAKSGSSSALADNALSRTLRQAARQAGLGGVPRAREEAADTLHRQDSPAAEVPLATPVPDALPHIAHGAAGAAERHTPHRPPAEEDRLSRTIRETTSNDLTGAPGSPS
- the flgC gene encoding flagellar basal body rod protein FlgC, giving the protein MSFKDISRIAGSAMTAQTVRLNTVASNLANAGTAGTEETAYRARKPVFAALPEGNGARVQVLDVVTNNDPPVGRHEPGNPLADENGMVFYSNVSSVEEMADMLAASRAFSTNVEVLARVKGMQQDLLKLGEG
- a CDS encoding glucosaminidase domain-containing protein, coding for MFRTDFAAQSGSGFAAPSLPSARPAAGHQAFAAEFNALRDEIRSTVRDGFGSSAGGSALQAQAAHLVARLQGAAGSAGGPVTAGTNATQAALRLTQNDSLETQRQTFIDDIMPWAARAGARLGTSPEVIAAHAALESGWGSRPMQTAQGGSAHNLFGIKATGGWRGAVAETQTTEYVNGSAVSVVDRFRAYPDYESAFSDYTRLIKENPRYAAALGSGNDARAFARALKQGGYATDPAYEDKLVSVARQLQAAR